Proteins encoded together in one Sceloporus undulatus isolate JIND9_A2432 ecotype Alabama chromosome 4, SceUnd_v1.1, whole genome shotgun sequence window:
- the HEY1 gene encoding LOW QUALITY PROTEIN: hairy/enhancer-of-split related with YRPW motif protein 1 (The sequence of the model RefSeq protein was modified relative to this genomic sequence to represent the inferred CDS: deleted 1 base in 1 codon) encodes MKRAQPEYSSSDSESLDEPIEVEKESADENGNLSSAPGSMSPTTTSQILARKRRRGIIEKRRRDRINNSLSELRRLVPSAFEKQGSAKLEKAEILQMTVDHLKMLHTAGGKGYFDAHALAMDYRSLGFRECLAEVARYLSIIEGLDTTDPLRVRLVSHLNNYASQREAASSPHPGLGQIPWGNAFGHHPHISHPLLLPQNGHTTANGSASSTEGHHPSRSTASHAESSSLRAHPNGSIGPVLPVVTSASKLSPPLLSSMASLSAFPFSFSSFHLLSPNALSPSTPVQSASLGKPYRPWGTEIGAF; translated from the exons atgaagagggCGCAGCCGGAGTACAGCTCCTCCGACAGCGAGTCCCTGGACGAACCCATCGAGGTGGAGAAGGAGAGCGCCGACGAGAATGG AAACTTGAGCTCTGCTCCAGGTTCCATGTCTCCAACCACCACGTCTCAGATCCTGGCTAGGAAAAGACGCCGAGGA attATTGAGAAACGACGCAGGGATCGGATCAACAACAGCTTATCTGAGCTGAGGAGGCTGGTGCCTAGTGCTTTTGAAAAGCAG GGATCAGCCAAACTGGAGAAGGCTGAAATCTTGCAAATGACTGTGGATCATCTGAAAATGCTGCACACAGCAGGAGGGAAAG GTTATTTTGATGCGCATGCTCTTGCTATGGACTACCGGAGTCTTGGTTTTCGAGAGTGTTTGGCTGAAGTAGCCCGCTACCTGAGCATTATTGAGGGACTAGACACCACTGATCCTCTCCGTGTCCGCCTTGTGTCTCATCTGAATAATTATGCCTCTCAGCGGGAAGCAGCAAGCAGTCCGCACCCAGGGCTTGGACAGATCCCATGGGGCAATGCCTTTGGACATCACCCCCACATCTCTCACCCATTGCTATTGCCTCAGAATGGGCACACGACTGCAAATGGCTCAGCCTCTTCTACAGAAGGCCACCACCCAAGCAGAAGCACTGCTTCTCATGCTGAGTCGTCTTCGCTGAGAGCACATCCTAATGGCAGCATTGGACCGGTGCTTCCTGTGGTCACTTCTGCTTCTAAACTCTCT CCCCCCTTGCTGTCTTCCATGGCCTCTCTGTCTGCAttccccttttctttcagttCGTTCCATCTCTTATCTCCTAATGCTCTCAGTCCATCTACTCCAGTGCAGTCAGCCAGCCTTGGCAAACCCTACAGACCTTGGGGGACTGAGATTGGTGCCTTCTAA